Genomic DNA from Bacteroidota bacterium:
TCTCAGAGACCTTTATGCACGTTCCCGCTTTGTGGTTGTTCCTGTTCTGCCGACTGATACAGACAACGGTTTAACTTGTATTTTAGAGTCGATGGCAATGGGTAAAGCTGTAATTTGTTCGAGAACTCAAGGACAAGTTGATGTAATTCAGGAGGGAATAACCGGCATTTTTGTTCCACCTCAAGACCCACAAGCATTGCGCGAGGCAATTCTAAATCTATGGAATAACCCTGAACTCGCGGTACAAATGGGAAAAGCCGCCAGAAAATATTTAGAAGAAAATCATACACTCGAACAGTTCATCTATCGAGTTAAACAAATAATTGAAAAAAGTTATCAAAACAAAAAATAATTAGATATGGAACTCATACATAAATATTTAATCGAAACGGTGCAAAGCTATCCAGGGAAAAAAGCTATCATATCAGATAAAAAAGAAATTTCTTACGGCAATTTATTAAAATACGTGGTAACACTCTCTGATACACTAATTTTAGAAGGCTTGCACCGCGGAGACCGTATCATCGTGATGTTGAGTGATCCTATAGATATGATTACAGCTTGCTGTGCGGTTAGCAGATCCGGTGGAATTGTAGTTCCTATTCAAACCACACTCCCTGTTTCTGAAATTTTAGACATTGTAAATCGTTCCTCCCCGTTTTTAATTATAACAAGCCGCAGCGATTATGAGAGGATGGCGAAACTTTCTACTGGTACGAAACAAATTACTATTTTTTATGACGACGAGTCTCTTTCAAATATTGCTTCGAGTTCACTTTACCATCATCTGAGGGAGTTTAAAGATGAAAATTGGAACAAGGTATTACAGCTAACTAATTTGAAAGAATTCGATATCACCTTCATGGATTATAATACAATTACAAAAGAATTAAGTGTTTTCACTCATCAAAGCATACTTCATTCAGCACGTATAATAAATCCATTGACAAGTTTACTTACTGACTCTATCGAATTCATTACTACTCCGATAATTAATATCATTGGATTTAACCGCGTTATACATCTACTAACTTCAGGAGGCACTTGCGTGATTCGTGGCAGCACCTCAGATCCTTTGGAATATCCATCCACAATTTTAAAACATAACTGCAACACATGGTACACAACTCACGAAACAATAATGAATGCCATGAATCAAATTAGTTTTCTGATTAAGGATACATTT
This window encodes:
- a CDS encoding class I adenylate-forming enzyme family protein, which translates into the protein MELIHKYLIETVQSYPGKKAIISDKKEISYGNLLKYVVTLSDTLILEGLHRGDRIIVMLSDPIDMITACCAVSRSGGIVVPIQTTLPVSEILDIVNRSSPFLIITSRSDYERMAKLSTGTKQITIFYDDESLSNIASSSLYHHLREFKDENWNKVLQLTNLKEFDITFMDYNTITKELSVFTHQSILHSARIINPLTSLLTDSIEFITTPIINIIGFNRVIHLLTSGGTCVIRGSTSDPLEYPSTILKHNCNTWYTTHETIMNAMNQISFLIKDTFSRIKLIGISGDVPISFQERQKLLDVFVNAKIYLNYGPPEAPTSTILSIRNNRSRLNSYGSVPPSVKLSHDSNGNILIHGPHLMEGYWRNNDLDKSRFNEKGWFKTDDFGMFDNNGDLEMVYQKDELIKRHNTYKPVTDIEENMRTFFPGCEMCIIGIQDPLNIENEVPILCYSEKGKPTINRKNLLDVFQEQFIEKNILLLVKEIKEFPKAGNKILRFELKKFLLDYNILTEIENMNKIFLYHATDN